In a single window of the Drosophila subpulchrella strain 33 F10 #4 breed RU33 chromosome X, RU_Dsub_v1.1 Primary Assembly, whole genome shotgun sequence genome:
- the LOC119557042 gene encoding uncharacterized protein LOC119557042 has protein sequence MNPFRPRHNANHHHHRARLNLDRLPGDVDRHVERSADRSVDRRLRLTQMPAIRLRLDRRPDLERFMMNMRILLQRQRANFNLGAGDGVYVWNWREPPMATGLMGEGDGEGYGDLIAEPEAPLPPPPPPPRALPPNA, from the coding sequence ATGAACCCGTTTCGACCACGTCACAATGCGAATCACCATCATCATCGCGCCCGCTTGAATCTGGACCGTTTGCCCGGCGATGTGGATCGCCATGTGGAGAGATCGGCGGATAGGTCCGTGGATAGGCGACTACGGCTCACCCAAATGCCGGCGATTCGATTGCGTCTCGACCGTCGGCCGGACCTGGAGCGTTTCATGATGAACATGCGTATTCTTCTGCAGCGCCAGAGGGCCAACTTCAATCTGGGAGCCGGCGATGGTGTCTACGTGTGGAATTGGCGCGAGCCCCCGATGGCCACCGGTCTGATGGGCGAGGGCGATGGCGAGGGCTATGGCGATCTGATTGCCGAGCCGGAGGCACCactaccaccaccaccaccaccaccgcgTGCCTTGCCGCCCAACGCCTAG
- the LOC119557379 gene encoding protamine-like protein 99C, whose translation MDGTKRRNALQAPVYKFQKIARVTNNGYLNFLTEYKKMFCGLSPKDMVRFGARQWNQLTLKEKELFKNTDPVTVTKSAPQELENQSQGENPGKSERVKCSPARSPSARERKSKNKKKGKPSKSKSIKKRPSLVLKTLDPSRLGSAVAYMHFMRKFQRKNNNLKANDLLNKGTRLWCRLHGSQRQQYESPLCKALLKQ comes from the exons ATGGACGGAACAAAACGTAGAAATGCTCTTCAAGCCCCGGTATACAAGTTCCAAAAGATAGCGCGCGTTACAAACAATGGGTACCTGAACTTCTTAACTGAATATAAGAAGATGTTCTGCGGGCTTTCCCCAAAGGACATGGTACGTTTCGGAGCCAGACAGTGGAATCAGTTGACCCTTAAAGAAAAAGAACTCTTTAAAAACACG GATCCTGTGACCGTTACAAAAAGTGCTCCTCAGGAGCTTGAGAATCAGTCCCAAGGGGAAAACCCCGGTAAATCTGAGCGGGTCAAATGCAGCCCAGCTCGCTCTCCCAGTGCCCGTGAGCGGAAGTCCAAGAACAAGAAGAAAGGGAAGCCATCCAAGTCCAAGTCCATCAAGAAGAGACCCAGCCTTGTGCTGAAGACCCTCGACCCAAGTCGTCTGGGCTCCGCCGTAGCCTATATGCATTTCATGCGCAAGTTTCAGAGGAAGAACAACAATTTGAAGGCGAATGATCTACTAAACAAGGGAACTCGTCTTTGGTGCCGTCTGCATGGAAGCCAGCGCCAACAATATGAGAGTCCGCTTTGTAAAGCTTTACTCAAACAATAA
- the LOC119557526 gene encoding protamine-like protein 99C, with translation MDGTKRRNALQNRVYNFQKVARVTNNGYLNFLREYKKAHCGVSPKDMVRFGARQWNQLTLEDKDFYKNMKETMTVIKSAPQELESQSLGENTGKFEREKCTPVRSPSARERESRNKKERKPSKSIKKRPSPVLKILDPHRLGSAVAYIHFMRKFQKKNKNLKANDLLNKGTRLWCRLHGSQRQQYESPPWVVRTG, from the exons ATGGACGGAACAAAACGTAGAAATGCTCTTCAAAACCGAGTTtacaattttcaaaaagttgCGCGCGTGACAAACAATGGTTACCTGAACTTCTTGAGGGAATATAAAAAGGCGCATTGCGGGGTTTCCCCGAAGGACATGGTACGTTTCGGAGCCAGACAGTGGAATCAGTTGACCCTTGAAGATAaggatttttataaaaacatg AAAGAAACTATGACCGTTATAAAGAGTGCACCTCAGGAGCTTGAGAGTCAGTCCCTTGGGGAAAACACCGGTAAATTTGAGCGGGAGAAATGCACTCCCGTTCGCTCTCCCAGTGCCCGTGAGAGGGAGTCCAGGAACAAGAAGGAAAGAAAGCCATCCAAGTCCATCAAGAAGAGACCCAGCCCTGTGCTGAAGATCCTCGACCCACATCGTCTGGGCTCCGCCGTAGCCTATATTCATTTCATGCGCAAGTTTCAGAAGAAGAACAAGAATTTGAAGGCGAATGATCTACTAAACAAGGGAACTCGTCTTTGGTGCCGTCTGCATGGAAGCCAGCGCCAACAATATGAGAGTCCGCCTTG GGTTGTGAGGACTGGATAG
- the LOC119557144 gene encoding uncharacterized protein LOC119557144 yields the protein MMGDDADQNHDEVITLEGVICVDEVNIIESNNPADYRHMVDDNVGATTRVCIGTATFWCIPSLLQFHCKYFELHIRRSYCFREGADLTAVGFRAAYDWMRLQESLGNDIGPGQVVAMLHTAMQLEMRALQTDCYRFLCGAHFREEIAFEVYLKALKYPELEALRKVMLQRIGVHFLAVVGGIHFRQMPLEDVITMISQDSLGVNSEVEVFSALICWLAYRPQEMTKLMPHLTGCVRFTLIPLPVLRKLWDISSVPSSPSDPDGTLLGAFHYDLDMRYRISISITVASLRLLHPNRSEFLRSLRDVGEEAPREWMYDETCSYHLPYPKGPYCHVMNGQAIFSYVSQRANEFQPWPRRSRSPLPATNDLQTIEEVPAQFECRESEEEDQNENFLIELQALFLKLDLLLPQEGDPQPYEPEAITSEDEDYPYQTYLQETDRQIRGILKELDQNVMPQLSL from the exons ATGATGGGGGACGACGCGGACCAAAACCACGATGAAGTAATCACTCTGGAAGGTGTCATATGTGTGGATGAGGTGAACATAATTGAGAGCAACAATCCCGCCGATTACAGGCATATGGTCGACGATAACGTGGGTGCTACAACGCGAGTTTGCATCGGAACAGCCACTTTCTGGTGTATTCCTTCACTTCTGCAATTCCATTGCAAATATTTCGAACTCCACATTCGCCGG AGCTATTGCTTTCGCGAGGGCGCTGACCTTACTGCTGTGGGTTTTCGAGCTGCCTACGATTGGATGAGATTGCAAGAGTCTCTGGGAAACGATATAGGGCCGGGTCAAGTGGTTGCCATGCTGCACACGGCCATGCAACTAGAGATGCGAGCACTGCAGACGGACTGTTATCGATTCCTGTGCGGAGCCCACTTCCGAGAGGAGATCGCCTTCGAGGTTTACCTAAAGGCCCTGAAGTATCCCGAACTCGAAGCGCTCCGCAAGGTGATGCTTCAGAGGATCGGCGTTCATTTCCTGGCCGTGGTGGGGGGAATCCATTTTCGGCAGATGCCCCTAGAGGATGTGATCACCATGATTTCCCAGGACTCTTTGGGGGTCAATTCCGAGGTGGAGGTCTTTTCGGCCCTTATCTGTTGGCTAGCTTATCGTCCGCAGGAAATGACAAAGCTGATGCCACACCTGACTGGGTGCGTTAGATTCACCTTAATACCACTACCCGTTCTACGAAAACTGTGGGACATATCTTCGGTGCCCAGCAGTCCCTCGGATCCCGATGGTACTCTTTTGGGCGCTTTTCACTATGATCTCGATATGCGGTACAGGATCAGCATTTCGATCACTGTAGCGTCGCTGCGACTTCTGCATCCCAATCGTAGCGAATTTCTCAGATCCTTGAGGGATGTTGGAGAGGAGGCTCCAAGGGAGTGGATGTACGACGAAACGTGTTCCTATCACTTGCCATACCCCAAGGGCCCCTATTGCCATGTTATGAATGGCCAAGCAATTTTTTCCTATGTTTCGCAGAGAGCGAACGAGTTTCAACCATGGCCAAGGCGTTCAAGGTCCCCCCTGCCAGCTACCAATGATCTACAGACCATCGAGGAGGTACCAGCTCAATTCGAATGCAGGGAGTCGGAGGAAGAGGACCAGAACGAAAATTTCTTGATCGAGTTGCAAGCTCTGTTCCTTAAATTGGATCTACTTCTGCCCCAAGAAGGGGATCCTCAGCCTTACGAACCGGAAGCTATAACATCCGAGGACGAGGATTATCCCTATCAGACCTATTTGCAGGAAACAGATCGCCAGATCAGAGGGATATTAAAGGAACTTGACCAGAATGTAATGCCCCAGCTCAGTTTATAG
- the LOC119557551 gene encoding protamine-like protein 99C: MDGKTLRKTTGSLNLSTELKKRSYGISPQNGIRFGAREWNYMTLFTKSKETMTVIKSASQEFESQSHGESPGKSELKRESRNQKERKISKSIKRLVKKKPSPVLKIRHKSPLGSAVAYIHYMRKFQSLNSHLSGPELLNKAARVWCVLTESQRKQFDLNLKVYKRSNGFNFLKIV, encoded by the exons ATGGACGGAAAGACACTTCGTAAAACAACTGGCTCCCTAAACTTATCGACAGAATTAAAAAAGCGATCCTACGGGATTTCCCCACAGAACGGGATACGTTTCGGAGCAAGAGAATGGAACTATATGACCCTCTTTACAAAATCG AAAGAAACTATGACCGTTATAAAGAGTGCTTCTCAGGAGTTTGAGAGTCAGTCCCATGGGGAAAGCCCCGGAAAATCTGAGCTGAAGAGGGAGTCCAGGAACCAGAAGGAAAGGAAGATATCCAAGTCCATCAAGCGCCTGGTTAAGAAAAAACCGAGTCCTGTGCTAAAGATTCGCCACAAAAGTCCTTTGGGCTCAGCGGTGGCCTATATTCATTATATGCGCAAGTTTCAATCACTAAATTCTCATTTGTCGGGCCCTGAACTATTGAACAAGGCAGCTCGTGTTTGGTGCGTTCTGACTGAAAGTCAGCGCAAGCAATTTGATCTAAATTTAAAGGTTTATAAGAGAAGTAATGGCTTCAATTTTCTAAAGATTGTGTAA
- the LOC119557912 gene encoding uncharacterized protein LOC119557912, giving the protein MSAQKLLFIALLFVMMAAGLSLPSQSPNGTNTSSERRRLIKDFVAKVQELISILMKQLQQLGATK; this is encoded by the exons ATGTCAGCCCAAAAGTTATTGTTCATTGCCCTGCTTTTTG TGATGATGGCAGCGGGCTTGAGTTTGCCCAGTCAATCCCCGAATGGGACGAACACCTCGTCGGAGAGAAGGCGGCTGATCAAGGATTTTGTGGCCAAAGTTCAGGAATTAATCAGCATATTAATGAAGCAACTGCAACAACTTGGAGCCACAAAATAG
- the LOC119556959 gene encoding uncharacterized protein LOC119556959 has translation MFNKSIVVALIVCACYLGTIDARPGGLDLVGGGPLGAVGPVATGALGGATGGLGGGLANGAIGSVVPSLTGGQHGVLEPISGLTG, from the exons ATGTTCAACAAATCGATCGTCGTGGCCCTCATTGTGTGCG CCTGCTACCTGGGCACTATTGATGCTCGTCCTGGAGGCCTCGATTTGGTCGGTGGTGGACCATTGGGAGCAGTTGGTCCTGTGGCTACGGGAGCTCTCGGTGGAGCTACCGGTGGACTTGGTGGTGGACTTGCCAATGGCGCCATTGGATCCGTAGTGCCCTCGTTGACTGGCGGCCAGCACGGAGTTTTGGAACCAATTTCAGGACTTACCGGCTAA